In Luteibaculum oceani, the following are encoded in one genomic region:
- the lpdA gene encoding dihydrolipoyl dehydrogenase, whose translation MDYDIIVLGSGPGGYVTAIRAAQLGMKTAVVERESLGGICLNWGCIPTKALLKSASVFDYINHAEDYGIKVSGQEADFAAMVKRSRGVADGMSKGIQFLMKKNKIDVIMGTGKLMKGKQLEVTDADGNKKTYKAKNIVIATGARSRELPNLKQDGKYVFGYREAMTLPQQPKKLVVVGSGAIGVEFAYFYNSIGTEVTIVEYLPNIVPLEDKEVSKALERNFKKAGINIMTNSSVEKVDTNGGKCKVTVKTKKGEEIIEADAVLSAVGVTANIENIGLEDVGIATDKGKILTNDFYETNIPGYYAIGDVIPGPALAHVASAEGITCVEKISGMNVEKIDYNNIPGCTYCFPEVASVGYTEDAAKEAGYEIKVGKFPFSASGKASAAGHKDGFVKLIFDAKYGELLGGHMIGANVTEMIAEIVAIRKLETTGHEIIKTVHPHPTLSEAVMEAAAAAYDEVIHI comes from the coding sequence ATGGATTATGACATTATTGTTTTAGGTAGTGGTCCCGGTGGATACGTTACCGCAATTCGCGCAGCCCAATTGGGAATGAAAACTGCAGTTGTTGAGCGCGAATCTTTAGGTGGAATTTGTCTGAATTGGGGCTGTATTCCTACCAAAGCTTTATTAAAAAGTGCATCCGTTTTCGATTATATAAATCACGCAGAGGATTACGGTATTAAAGTAAGCGGCCAGGAAGCAGATTTTGCCGCTATGGTGAAAAGAAGCCGTGGAGTTGCTGATGGAATGAGCAAGGGGATTCAGTTCTTAATGAAGAAGAACAAAATAGACGTAATTATGGGAACTGGAAAGCTGATGAAAGGAAAGCAGCTTGAAGTTACCGACGCCGATGGAAACAAAAAGACCTACAAAGCTAAAAACATCGTAATCGCAACAGGAGCTAGATCTAGAGAACTTCCTAATCTTAAGCAAGACGGGAAATACGTTTTTGGTTATAGAGAAGCGATGACCCTACCTCAACAACCTAAAAAATTGGTTGTAGTTGGATCAGGAGCTATTGGAGTTGAATTTGCTTATTTCTACAACTCTATTGGAACCGAAGTAACTATAGTAGAATACTTACCTAACATTGTTCCTTTAGAAGACAAAGAAGTAAGTAAAGCCTTAGAAAGAAACTTCAAGAAGGCTGGTATCAACATCATGACCAACTCTTCGGTTGAGAAAGTAGATACCAACGGCGGAAAATGTAAGGTTACCGTTAAAACCAAAAAAGGCGAAGAAATTATAGAAGCCGACGCAGTTTTATCTGCGGTTGGAGTAACAGCGAACATCGAAAACATCGGATTAGAAGATGTAGGTATCGCTACCGACAAAGGAAAAATCCTTACCAACGATTTCTACGAAACTAACATCCCAGGTTACTACGCTATTGGAGATGTAATTCCAGGACCAGCTTTAGCCCACGTTGCTTCTGCTGAAGGAATTACTTGTGTGGAGAAAATCTCTGGAATGAACGTAGAGAAAATCGACTATAACAACATTCCGGGTTGTACTTACTGTTTCCCAGAAGTAGCTTCGGTTGGATATACCGAAGACGCAGCGAAAGAAGCAGGATACGAGATTAAAGTGGGTAAATTCCCATTCTCAGCTTCTGGAAAGGCAAGTGCGGCCGGACATAAGGACGGATTTGTGAAGTTAATTTTCGATGCTAAGTACGGTGAATTATTAGGAGGACACATGATAGGTGCCAACGTAACTGAAATGATTGCCGAAATAGTAGCGATAAGAAAATTAGAAACTACAGGGCACGAAATCATTAAAACCGTACACCCACACCCAACCCTTTCGGAGGCGGTAATGGAAGCAGCAGCAGCGGCTTACGACGAGGTGATACATATTTAA